The Oncorhynchus tshawytscha isolate Ot180627B linkage group LG08, Otsh_v2.0, whole genome shotgun sequence genome window below encodes:
- the LOC112256912 gene encoding tubby-related protein 4 isoform X4 encodes MSRNCEPGHSVRMLAAVEHGPILCSDSNILCLSWKGRVPKSEKDKPVCQRRYYEEGWLATGNGRGVVGVTFTSSHCRRDRNTPQRINFNLRGHNSEVVLVRWNEPFQKLATCDMEGGIFVWIQYEGRWSVELVNDRGAQVSDFTWSHDGSQALIAYRDGFVLVGSVSGQRHWSSEINLESQITCGIWTPDDQQVLFGTADGQVIVMDCHGRMIAHVLLHESDGIVGMSWNCPCFLVEDSTESDTDSDDNNPPQVRNLKPLLTVSFISGDISLMNNYDDLAPTVIRSGLKDVEVQWCSQGDLLAVAGMERHGVPGLPSDSIMRNALVKFYNVQGEHIYTLETPAQRPITTICWGHRDSRLFLACGPALYVVRVEHRVASLQLLCQQGIASALREERDVGKLNMPSLLCSYVTTAFIPTIKPPIPDPNNIRDFVSYPTAGNERLHCTMKRAEDNPEAGGPCYTLYLEHLGGLVPILKGRRISKLRPEFIIMDPKTDSKADEVCVNAMISYMTDSCNCSDSSDIELSDEWVGKKSPKLSRGNRSPKHSRRNMESRKSPKTSRTSQEGLRSPRLPTKKPLIRSPSLTRREMSMDGISEHNYLAQVTSNIWGTKFKIVGLASFLPANLGAVIYKTSLLHLQPRQMTIYLPEVRRISLDFMSLPVFNPNVFSEDEDDLPVTGPSGVTGDNPPCTVNIPIAPIHSPAQAMSPTQSIGLVQSLLANQNIQLDVLTNPTATASAAAAAAAAASASVLGSDHGQDAVAVHYSGTLGRYSNPGQVIFNGLEMGPLLAGTLPPPPPPHNLPQQPHQQRPQSQQTHQQQQSKQPQQIQTQQQQQQQQQRMQHQQLQHQQPQIPQHQQLQHQQPQIPQQHQQLQQLHIQQIQQQQQQQTQQHQALQQQYQQQQAALQQQQQQIQQQHQHLQQQQIAQQHQQMQLQHEQMHQQQQQMQQQQQQIRQQIIEMRQQQQQLQQQHQQIQQQHQQMQRQHQQMQQQLKLQITLPPPPTGYPTISLQQFQVPHPSPELGPERGQQGHTQSHTLGRPSLPRSRPPSFIDVDSIRSRPPSFLEADTSRSRPPSFIDIDTIRTRPPSFIDVDTGTLRSRPPSFLDADSSRSRTLSFIDTDTLRSRPPSFLDAETSLEIQMRKVNAPPPYPGTVVSAATATTSTAPQTLITNCDNPNILVTADPCLKKDEFSLHPVGLQYQMGYERITTFDSSGNVEEVCRPRRRLIRNQNAYAVQGMGGSATLKVTSSSDSKKIHLPYSSATLSRLSVPRYSIPSGDPPPYPDPANQVNINTTTLPPPQRMDSSHMIHATLRRDRRDGESRLKVSQMVDASRTLPSKSKINSAALALSYQQRVPTALYTCTQCSSNSSSTSVSVSGGGSSSSGIAGGTVVRQDFPPGKGAHHSTIIVHSKSTSPLASQSSYNLLSPIDNSRDRTVYVNSAFTEDEALSQQCRHLTLGEVSLTLKRPPPYQWDPNTAEEFWIPQEQTILAPPPPPTHKPPPPLIFSNAQHLDMTRLPFLLSTKPPSSPSTVTFPSGYQISLSPFPPGGGQGGPPLQSMQSPPPPCPPNEVVAPVPQFTQQDPNLVLPPGYPPNLANLACCPLPPMYPGASSCAGLQLQPVSLHPWNPYSLPMQDPSGSATLPSKSHQLLEKPVLSPSPPTVPPPPPPSLPPPPPPTMLPKPKSPTEELTESASSFQEPSSLNESPVPDRQGTDRFSKKSRKRLDSRAEEANMTTVSEGKSKKEGRALSDFNSLISSPRLGGREKKKPKGQREQLNKTKKLNRTSTTSEFQDSSESEPELFISGDELMNQSQSSKKGWKSKRSLRMASELEEIKCRKANEREDRGLGSQGFVYVMANKQPLWNEATQVYQLDFGGRVTQESAKNFQIELDGRQVMQFGRIDGNAYILDFQYPFSAVQAFAVALANVTQRLK; translated from the exons ATGTCCAGGAACTGTGAG CCTGGTCACTCAGTAAGGATGTTAGCTGCTGTGGAACATGGTCCCATCCTCTGCAGCGACTCCAACATCCTCTGCCTCTCCTGGAAGGGCCGGGTCCCCAAGAGCGAGAAGGACAAGCCGGTGTGCCAGCGGCGCTACTATGAGGAGGGCTGGTTGGCCACAGGGAACGGGAGAGGGGTGGTGGGCGTGACGTTCACATCCAGCCACTGCAGGAGAGACAGGAACACACCTCAGAGAATCAACTTCAACCTGCGAGGACACAACAGTGAG GTTGTGTTGGTCCGTTGGAATGAGCCCTTTCAGAAGCTGGCCACGTGTGACATGGAGGGAGGCATCTTTGTTTGGATTCAATATGAGGGACGGTGGTCTGTGGAGTTAGTGAATGACCGCGGTGCCCAG GTGAGTGACTTCACATGGTCTCATGACGGCAGCCAGGCCCTGATCGCCTACCGGGATGGGTTTGTCCTGGTGGGCTCGGTCAGCGGACAGAGACACTGGTCCtcagagattaacctggagagcCAGATCACCTGTGGCATCTGGACACCTGATGACCAACAG GTGTTGTTTGGTACGGCTGATGGTCAGGTGATAGTGATGGACTGCCATGGTCGTATGATCGCCCACGTCCTCCTGCATGAGTCAGATGGCATCGTCGGCATgtcctggaactgtccctgtttCCTGGTGGAGGACAGCACAGAGAGCGACACCGACTCTGATGACAATAACCCACCTCAAG TACGTAACCTGAAGCCCCTTCTGACAGTCAGCTTCATATCAGGAGACATCAGTTTGATGAACAACTACGATGACCTCGCTCCTACCGTCATCCGCTCAGGACTCAAAG ATGTAGAGGTCCAGTGGTGCTCGCAGGGGGACCTCCTGGCAGTAGCTGGGATGGAGAGACATGGTGTCCCCGGACTCCCCTCTGACTCTATCATGAGGAACGCCCTGGTCAAGTTCTACAATGTCCAAGGAGAACATATCTACACGTTAGAAACACCTGCCCAG CGCCCCATCACCACCATCTGCTGGGGCCATAGAGACTCTCGTCTGTTTCTGGCATGTGGCCCGGCGCTGTATGTGGTGCGAGTGGAGCACCGGGTGGCCAGCCTGCAGCTGCTGTGCCAACAGGGCATCGCCAGCGCCCTGCGGGAGGAGAGGGACGTGGGCAAACTCAACATGCCTTCCTTACTCTGCTCCTATGTCACCACCGCCTTCATACCCACCATCAAG CCTCCCATTCCTGATCCCAACAACATCCGGGACTTTGTCAGCTACCCCACTGCTGGCAACGAGAGGTTGCACTGCACCATGAAGCGAGCGGAGGACAACCCCGAGGCAGGGGGACCCTGTTACACCCTATACCTGGAACACCTAGGGGGGCTGGTGCCTATCCTCAAAGGCAGACGCATCAGCAAGCTACGCCCAGAGTTCATCATCATGGACCCCAAAACAGACAGCAAAGCAG aCGAGGTGTGTGTGAATGCTATGATCTCCTACATGACTGACAGCTGTAACTGTTCCGACTCCAGCGACATTGAGTTGAGTGATGAGTGGGTTGGAAAGAAGTCGCCTAAACTATCCAGAGGAAACAGGTCTCCCAAGCATTCCAG AAGGAACATGGAATCAAGAAAATCTCCCAAGACGTCTAGGACTAGTCAGGAAGGGCTTCGATCGCCAAGGTTACCAACGAAGAAGCCTCTGATTCGTTCTCCCAGTCTGACACGTCGAGAGATGTCCATGGATGGAATCTCTGAG CATAATTACCTGGCTCAAGTCACGTCCAATATTTGGGGGACTAAGTTCAAAATTGTGGGACTTGCTTCTTTCTTACCTGCTAATCTGGGTGCAG TTATCTATAAGACCAGTTTGCTCCATCTACAACCAAGGCAGATGACAATCTACCTTCCAGAGGTGCGGAGAATATCACTTGACTTCATGAGCCTGCCGGTCTTTAACCCAAACGTCTTCAGTGAGGATGAGGATGACTTGCCAG TAACGGGACCATCTGGGGTGACAGGCGACAACCCTCCATGTACGGTCAACATCCCCATCGCGCCCATCCACAGCCCCGCCCAGGCCATGTCCCCCACTCAGAGCATTGGTTTGGTCCAGTCCCTGCTGGCCAATCAAAACATTCAGCTGGATGTCCTGACCAATCCCACGGCTACGgcttcagcagcagcagcagcagcagcagcggcctcAGCCTCTGTTCTGGGGTCTGATCATGGTCAGGATGCTGTGGCAGTACATTACAGTGGGACTCTAGGAAGGTACTCCAACCCAGGACAGGTGATATTTAATGGGCTAGAGATGGGTCCCCTCCTGGCTGGAACATTACCTCCACCTCCGCCTCCACATAACCTCCCCCAACAACCTCACCAACAACGTCCTCAGTCACAACAGACGCACCAACAACAGCAGTCCAAACAACCACAGCAGATACAAacgcaacaacagcagcagcagcaacagcagaggATGCAACATCAACAACTACAGCACCAACAACCACAGATTCCACAACATCAACAACTACAGCACCAACAACCACAGATTCCACAACAACATCAACAGCTACAACAGCTTCACATACAGcagatccaacagcagcagcagcaacagactCAGCAGCACCAAGCACTGCAACAACAGTACCAACAACAACAGGCGGCActgcaacagcaacaacagcagatCCAACAGCAGCACCAACACTTGCAACAGCAGCAAATCGCTCAGCAGCACCAACAGATGCAACTGCAGCACGAGCAAATgcatcagcagcagcaacaaatgcagcaacaacaacagcagatCCGACAGCAGATTATAGAGATgaggcagcaacagcagcagttacagcagcagcatcagcagaTACAACAGCAACACCAACAGATGCAGAGACAGCACCAACAAATGCAGCAGCAACTAAAGCTGCAGATCACCTTGCCCCCTCCGCCTACtggctaccccaccatctctttGCAGCAGTTTCAGGTACCCCACCCCAGTCCAGAGTTGGGACCAGAAAGAGGACAGCAGGGCCATACTCAGAGCCATACTCTGGGCAGGCCAAGTCTACCGCGATccaggcctccatcattcattgatGTAGACAGCATACGGTCTAGACCTCCTTCCTTCCTTGAAGCAGACACATCAAGATCTAGGCCGCCGTCATTCATCGACATAGACACAATACGGACTAGACCTCCTTCTTTCATTGATGTAGATACCGGTACATTGCGATCTAGACCCCCGTCTTTCCTCGATGCGGACTCCTCCCGATCTAGAACTCTTTCattcatagacacagacacactacggTCTAGACCTCCTTCCTTCCTTGATGCAGAGACTTCCCTTGAGATCCAGATGAGGAAGGTGAACGCTCCCCCGCCCTACCCAGGAACCGTAGTGTCTGCAGCCACCGCCACAACCTCCACCGCTCCTCAGACCCTCATCACCAACTGTGACAACCCCAACATACTGGTCACAGCAGACCCTTGTCTGAAGAAAGACGAGTTCTCACTCCACCCAGTTGGTCTCCAGTACCAGATGGGATACGAGAGGATCACAACCTTTGACAGCAGTGGGAATGTAGAGGAGGTGTGTCGCCCTCGCAGAAGACTCATACGCAACCAGAACGCCTACGCTGTTCAAGGCATGGGAGGTTCTGCCACACTTAAAGTCACCTCATCGTCTGACAGTAAGAAAATCCATCTTCCTTACAGCTCAGCGACTCTAAGCCGCCTCTCGGTGCCACGATACTCCATACCCAGCGGAGACCCGCCCCCCTACCCAGATCCAGCCAATCAGGTTAACATTAACACGACAACACTTCCTCCTCCCCAACGCATGGACAGTAGTCACATGATTCACGCTACCTTGCGACGTGACAGGCGAGATGGGGAATCCCGCTTGAAGGTGTCCCAGATGGTTGATGCTTCAAGGACTCTACCGTCCAAGTCGAAGATCAACAGTGCTGCCCTAGCGCTCTCTTACCAGCAGAGAGTGCCAACAGCTCTGTATACCTGCACTcagtgcagcagcaacagcagcagcaccagTGTCAGTGTTAGCGggggtggtagtagcagcagtggcatTGCAGGAGGCACTGTAGTGCGACAGGATTTCCCACCAGGAAAAGGTGCTCATCACAGCACCATCATTGTCCACTCCAAAAGCACTTCACCTCTTGCTTCTCAGTCATCGTACAATCTGCTGAGTCCTATTGATAACAGCAGGGATAGGACTGTATACGTGAACTCTGCCTTTACTGAAGACGAGGCATTAAGTCAGCAGTGTCGTCACCTGACTCTTGGGGAGGTTAGTTTGACTCTGAAACGTCCTCCGCCATACCAGTGGGACCCAAACACTGCAGAGGAGTTCTGGATACCTCAAGAACAGACTATCTTAGCTccccctccaccaccaacacacaaACCCCCACCCCCACTCATCTTCAGCAATGCTCAGCACCTGGACATGACGCGGCTGCCTTTCCTACTCTCAACAAAACCTCCCAGCAGCCCAAGCACTGTTACTTTCCCATCGGGTTACCAGATCTCCCTGTCACCTTTCCCTCCAGGGGGAGGTCAGGGTGGACCCCCACTCCAGTCAATGCAGAGCCCTCCACCACCCTGCCCTCCCAACGAAGTAGTTGCCCCAGTTCCCCAGTTCACCCAGCAGGACCCCAACTTGGTCTTGCCACCTGGATACCCTCCCAACCTTGCCAACCTGGCTTGCTGCCCTCTGCCACCAATGTACCCAGGAGCTAGCTCCTGTGCCGGGCTTCAGCTGCAACCTGTTAGCCTGCACCCCTGGAACCCCTACAGCCTACCCATGCAGGACCCCTCAGGCTCTGCCACCTTGCCCAGCAAGTCTCATCAACTGTTAGAGAagccagtcctctccccatctcctcctacggttcctcctcccccacctccttcacttcctcctcctcctccaccaaccaTGCTGCCAAAACCCAAAAGCCCTACAGAGGAGCTGACGGAATCTGCCAGTAGCTTCCAGGAGCCGTCTTCTCTAAATGAAAGCCCTGTTCCAGACCGGCAGGGGACTGACAGGTTCAGCAAGAAGAGCCGTAAACGTCTGGATAGCCGAGCTGAGGAGGCAAACATGACCACCGTCTCAGAAGGAAAATCCAAAAAGGAAGGGCGCGCCCTCTCCGACTTCAACTCcctcatctccagccccaggctTGGCGGCAGGGAGAAGAAGAAACCCAAAGGCCAGAGGGAGCAGCTGAACAAAACCAAGAAGCTCAACAGGACAAGTACCACCAGCGAGTTCCAGGACAGTTCCGAGAGTGAGCCCGAGCTCTTCATCAGTGGAGACGAACTGATGAACCAGAGCCAGAGCTCCAAGAAGGGCTGGAAGAGTAAGAGGAGCCTGAGGATGGCCAGTGAACTGGAAGAGATCAAGTGCAGGAAGGCCAATGAGAGAGAGGACCGCGGGCTGGGCAGCCAGGGATTCGTCTACGTCATGGCCAATAAGCAGCCACTCTGGAACGAGGCAACACAGGTCTACCAGCTGGACTTCGGAGGACGGGTCACTCAGGAGTCTGCTAAGAACTTTCAGATCGAGTTGGATGGCAGACAG GTGATGCAGTTTGGCAGAATCGATGGGAATGCCTATATCCTGGATTTCCAGTATCCTTTCTCAGCAGTGCAGGCCTTTGCTGTGGCCTTAGCCAATGTTACTCAAAGGCTTAAGTGA